A part of Cottoperca gobio chromosome 4, fCotGob3.1, whole genome shotgun sequence genomic DNA contains:
- the gpx7 gene encoding glutathione peroxidase 7 — protein sequence MLPGALTVLLTLFSFTESKQKDVYTFKVVNSRGKLVSLEKYRGSVSLVVNVASECGFTEEHYKDLQQLQRDFGPYHFNVLAFPCNQFGQQEPGSDKDIDSFVRRVYEVSFPLFSKIAVVGTGANNVYKHLVESSGVEPDWNFWKYLIDVNGKVMDAWGPKVSVKEVRPKIAEMVRQIILKKKEEL from the exons ATGCTTCCCGGAGCGCTCACCGTGCTGCTGACTCTATTCAGCTTCACTGAGAGCAAACAGAAAGACGTTTATACTTTTAAAGTAGTGAACAGCAGGGGGAAGTTAGTGTCCCTGGAAAAGTACCGTGGTTCG GTGTCCCTGGTGGTGAATGTAGCCAGTGAATGTGGCTTCACTGAGGAGCACTACAAagacctgcagcagctccaacGGGACTTTGGGCCGTATCACTTCAACGTGCTGGCATTCCCCTGCAACCAGTTTGGGCAGCAGGAGCCCGGCAGCGACAAGGACATTGACAGCTTTGTGCGCAGAGTCTACGAAGTCTCCTTCCCCCTGTTCAGTAAAATCGCTGTCGTCGGAACCGGAGCCAACAATGTCTACAAGCATCTTGTTG AGTCTTCTGGAGTCGAGCCGGACTGGAATTTCTGGAAGTATCTCATTGATGTAAATGGAAAAGTGATGGATGCATGGGGACCAAAAGTTTCTGTCAAAGAAGTCCGACCCAAAATAGCTGAAATGGTGCGGCAGATAATCctaaagaagaaggaagagctTTAA